The following proteins are encoded in a genomic region of Pyricularia oryzae 70-15 chromosome 6, whole genome shotgun sequence:
- a CDS encoding allantoinase — MGSQVEPLAVLVSTRAVLTLEDDSLVLSPATITISPNSGKIIAIVPTILPASSFPSSVAYIDQSPKLLLPGLVDAHVHLNEPGRTEWEGFNTGTRAAASGGVTTVIDMPLNAIPPTTTVANFQEKLKASVGQCWVDVGFYGGVIPGNSQDLLPLVDAGVRGFKGFLIDSGVDEFPAVSAKDIALAMKALKDAPTTLMFHAEMIPPIADSVGDSVQSSAPPLAPKGALTAYSTFLESRPPEFETCAVSEILSMTDLAPDLHLHIVHLSATECIPLLREARRRGVNVTAETCFHYLGLASDDIEDGDTRHKCCPPIRSKTNQDGLWSELVRADQHDGVIKTVVSDHSPCTPELKLLPNRLAPPPARPPFPHHSDSGIDVSFSPTEKNKKLEASRRSSGSSSSDAPAPVQHTAQGDFFAAWGGISSVGLGLPILHTIATRRARQGLEAPTIVDMVRLTSQATAKQVGLAHRKGGLKVGMDADVCVFDDAAEWALRSGDMRWKNKCSPWEGHEFKGRVLETWVRGHKVFEYGGKNGGFVGGEPVGEAIVEKRTA, encoded by the coding sequence ATGGGATCTCAAGTTGAACCACTCGCCGTACTGGTGTCCACCCGGGCAGTACTCACCCTCGAAGATGACAGTTTGGTCCTCTCTCCAGCAACCATCACCATCTCCCCAAACTCTGGCAAGATCATAGCCATTGTCCCAACAATACTACCAGCAAGCTCTTTCCCATCGTCGGTAGCATATATTGACCAGTCGCCAAAACTTTTACTCCCTGGATTAGTCGACGCTCATGTTCACCTCAACGAGCCCGGCAGGACAGAATGGGAGGGGTTCAACACGGGCACGCGCGCTGCTGCATCAGGGGGCGTCACCACGGTCATCGACATGCCCCTGAACGCCATCCcgcccaccacgacggtgGCAAACTTTCAAGAGAAGCTCAAGGCAAGCGTGGGGCAGTGCTGGGTCGACGTGGGCTTCTACGGCGGCGTGATCCCGGGCAACTCCCAAGACCTCCTCCCCCTGGTGGACGCGGGCGTCCGTGGGTTCAAGGGTTTCCTGATCGACTCGGGAGTGGATGAGTTCCCCGCGGTGTCGGCAAAGGACATTGCACTGGCAATGAAGGCGCTCAAGGATGCGCCGACGACGCTCATGTTCCACGCAGAAATGATCCCTCCGATCGCGGACAGCGTCGGCGACTCGGTGCAGTCGTCGGCACCACCGCTTGCACCCAAGGGCGCGCTGACGGCATACAGCACGTTCCTCGAGTCGCGCCCTCCCGAGTTCGAGACGTGCGCCGTGAGCGAGATCCTGAGCATGACGGACCTCGCGCCCGATCTGCACCTGCACATTGTGCACCTGTCCGCGACCGAGTGCATCCCGCTGCTGCGCGAGGCGCGCAGGAGGGGCGTCAACGTCACGGCCGAGACGTGCTTCCACTACCTGGGCCTGGCGTCCGACGACATCGAGGACGGCGACACGCGGCACAAGTGCTGCCCCCCCATCCGCAGCAAGACCAACCAGGACGGCCTCTGGAGCGAGCTGGTGCGGGCCGACCAGCACGACGGCGTCATCAAGACCGTCGTCAGCGACCACTCGCCCTGCACGCCCGAGCTCAAGCTCCTGCCCAACCGCctcgcgccgccgcccgcccgACCCCCGTTCCCGCACCACTCGGACTCGGGCATCGACGTGTCGTTCAGCCCGACcgagaagaacaagaagctcgaggcgagcaggaggagcagcggcagcagcagcagcgacgcACCCGCACCGGTGCAGCACACGGCGCAGGGCGACTTCTTCGCCGCCTGGGGAGGCATCTCGTCGGTCGGGCTGGGGCTCCCGATCCTCCACACCATCGCGACGCGGCGGGCGCGGCAGGGCCTCGAGGCGCCGACCATCGTCGACATGGTCCGGCTGACGAgccaggccacggccaagcAGGTCGGCCTGGCGCACCGCAAGGGCGGGCTCAAGGTCGGCATGGACGCCGACGTGTGCGTGTTTGACGACGCGGCCGAGTGGGCGCTGCGCAGCGGCGACATGAGGTGGAAGAACAAGTGCTCGCCCTGGGAAGGGCACGAGTTCAAGGGCAGGGTGCTGGAGACGTGGGTCAGGGGCCACAAGGTGTTTGAGTACGGTGGCAAGAATGGAGGCTTCGTCGGGGGAGAGCCCGTCGGCGAGGCGATCGTTGAGAAGAGGACTGCATga
- a CDS encoding NADP-dependent leukotriene B4 12-hydroxydehydrogenase: MSRNNTSVVLAERPKPKIIPGKTFAKKVQPAPTEADLKDGQILAETLYIGLDPAMRGWLNDARSYVPPVQIDEVMRAAAVCRVLASRSKLAKRGDLVSGMPGWQEISILSEKGPRSFDAPFAVPPNGRPTDMLGVLGMTGLTAYMGVKHVAAIKPGDTVVVSGAAGATGSVVGQMAKHVYGAGRVVGIAGGEDKCRWLVEELGFDAAIDYKAPDFKKKFAEATKGFIDVYWDNVGGEILDLALARAKKHARFVMCGGISTYNDSANEVRGPKNINMVIAMSIRMQGFIVFDYIKEYAQARQDLAKWLQEGKIKRGETIVKGGMDVIEQTLVDLFNGVNKGKLLVEVKNPDSAKL, encoded by the exons ATGTCGAGAAATAACACATCCGTCGTGCTGGCCGAGCGGCCCAAGCCCAAAATCATCCCGGGCAAGACTTTTGCCAAGAAGGTGCAGCCGGCGCCTACCGAGGCCGACCTCAAGGATGGACAAATCTTGGCCGAGACGCTGTACATTGGCCTCGACCCAGCTATGCGTGGATGGCTAAATG ATGCCCGCTCATACGTCCCACCCGTCCAGATCGACGAGGTGATgcgagccgccgccgtctGCCGCGTGCTGGCCTCGCGCTCCAAGCTGGCCAAGCGCGGAGACCTCGTGTCCGGCATGCCCGGCTGGCAGGAGATCAGCATCCTGTCGGAGAAGGGCCCGCGGTCCTTTGACGCGCCCTTTGCCGTCCCGCCCAACGGCCGCCCCACCGACATGCTCGGCGTGCTGGGCATGACGGGCCTGACGGCCTACATGGGCGTCAAGCACGTCGCGGCCATCAAGCCGGGCGACACCGTCGTCGTCTCGGGCGCCGCGGGCGCTACCGGCAGCGTGGTCGGCCAGATGGCCAAGCACGTCTACGGCGCCGGCCGCGTCGTGGGCATCGCGGGCGGTGAGGACAAGTGCCGCTGGCTGGTCGAGGAGCTGGGTTTTGACGCGGCCATTGACTACAAGGCGCCCGACTTTAAGAAGAAGTTTGCCGAGGCGACAAAGGGGTTCATTGACGTCTACTGGGATAACG TTGGCGGTGAGATCCTCGATTTGGCGTTGGCTCGCGCTAAGAAGCACGCGCGGTTCGTCATGTGCGGCGGCATCAGCACCTACAACGACAGCGCTAACGAGGTCCGGGGGCCAAAG AACATCAACATGGTCATCGCCATGTCCATCAGGATGCAAGGCTTCATCGTCTTCGACTACATCAAGGAGTACGCCCAGGCGCGTCAGGATCTGGCCAAGTGGCTCCAGGAGGGCAAGATTAAGCGCGGCGAGACGATTGTCAAGGGCGGAATGGATGTCATTGAGCAAACTCTGGTTGATCTATTCAACGGTGTCAACAAAG GAAAACTGCTCGTCGAGGTCAAGAACCCGGATTCTGCGAAGCTGTGA
- a CDS encoding cholinesterase yields MARTLWKLALLGALPGLSSAALSTVVGDSCNQYAGTANATTGVTRWLGIRYASPPVGSLRFMPPQDAPCQNGIQNATQHGPICIGTGESESATRSEDCLFLDIYAPSNATSSSKLPVVMFIQGGGFNKNSNSNYDGTGLVKAGDYGLIAITFNYRVGPYGFLTNGNEVEPNNGLKDQRKALQWIKKNIAQFGGDPDHVVLIGGSAGGASISLQLIAYGGKDEGLFHGAAATAVSFATVLTVEESQYQYDNFAILAGCAVADSLACLRSKNTTELQAANKPSAYPGASEAPLYMWNPVVDGDMLTELTYTAFEEGRFLRVPVIFGTSTNDGRSFAPRGTSTLGQSNTFLKDQFPYMTIEQMGKINDMYPNENNTCPDTGCYFGQAAAAYGDVRYMCPGMWISSIYEKFGQGSKSWNYRYDVEDPKQVASGEGVPHTSENQAIFGPEYTNGGAPASLYPGQINAHAVDVTQGYWTSFIRTLDPNTHKVADAVNWDTWTDAGHKRLLIATGGKSSMEVVDDKTRERCEYITSIGVSIKQ; encoded by the exons ATGGCTCGTACTTTGTGGAAGCTGGCACTCCTTGGTGCCTTGCCGGGACTGTCTTCTGCAGCTCTCTCCACCGTGGTAGGGGACTCGTGCAACCAGTATGCGGGAACTGCCAACGCGACGACTGGAGTTACCAGATGGCTTGGGATTCGGTATGCCTCCCCGCCCGTTGGCTCTTTGAGGTTCATGCCGCCTCAGGATGCGCCTTGCCAGAATGGTATTCAGAACGCGACACAG CACGGGCCGATATGCATAGGGACCGGAGAGTCCGAGAGTGCCACTCGCTCGGAAGACTGTCTTTTCCTCGACATCTACGCGCCGTCCAATGCCACTTCATCCTCCAAGCTCCCGGTTGTCATGTTCATCCAGGGCGGCGGCTTCAACAAAAACTCCAACTCCAACTACGACGGCACAGGGCTGGTCAAGGCTGGCGATTACGGCCTGATCGCCATAACTTTCAACTACCGCGTCGGGCCCTATGGCTTCCTCACCAACGGCAACGAGGTCGAGCCCAACAACGGGCTAAAGGACCAGCGCAAGGCGCTCCAGTGGATCAAGAAGAACATTGCGCAGTTCGGTGGCGACCCGGACCACGTCGTCCTGATCGGCGGTTCGGCCGGAGGGGCGAGCATCTCCCTGCAGCTGATCGCGTACGGCGGCAAGGACGAGGGCCTGTTCCACGGCGCAGCCGCCACGGCGGTGTCTTTTGCGACTGTGCTGACCGTGGAGGAGTCCCAGTACCAGTACGACAACTTTGCCATCCTCGCAGGCTGTGCGGTCGCCGACTCGCTGGCCTGCCTGCGGTCCAAAAACACCACCGAGCTGCAGGCCGCCAACAAGCCGAGCGCTTACCCGGGGGCCTCCGAGGCGCCGCTGTACATGTGGAACCCCGTGGTTGACGGCGACATGCTGACGGAGCTGACCTATACCGCCTTCGAGGAGGGAAGGTTCCTCCGCGTTCCGGTCATCTTTGGCACGTCAACCAACGACGGGCGGTCCTTTGCCCCTCGAGGAACGTCGACGCTCGGCCAGAGCAACACCTTCCTGAAAGACCAGTTCCCGTACATGACGATTGAGCAGATGGGCAAGATCAACGACATGTACCCCAACGAGAACAACACCTGCCCCGACACAGGCTGCTACTTTGGGCAGGCCGCCGCAGCGTACGGTGACGTGCGCTACATGTGTCCCGGCATGTGGATCTCGTCGATATATGAAAAGTTTGGACAGGGCAGCAAGTCCTGGAACTACCGATATGACGTCGAGGACCCGAAGCAGGTTGCTTCAGGAGAGGGTGTGCCACACACG TCCGAGAACCAAGCCATCTTTGGCCCCGAGTACACCAACGGTGGCGCACCGGCAAGCCTCTACCCCGGCCAGATCAACGCGCACGCCGTCGATGTCACTCAGGGATACTGGACCAGCTTCATCAGGACTCTGGATCCCAACACGCACAAGGTGGCCGACGCGGTCAATTGGGATACGTGGACTGACGCGGGTCACAAGCGATTGCTCATTGCGACAGGTGGCAAGTCCAGCATGGAGGTTGTGGACGACAAGACCCGAGAGAGGTGTGAATACATCACCTCAATTGGCGTTTCCATCAAGCAGTAA
- a CDS encoding F-box domain-containing protein, with protein sequence MASLSTLAGEILSTIAANLDPWTPGFSYAEDEHSEWNADLKSLDDLRNLRLTCRALHDAATRQLFRIVRLRPSDESADKWGNMADSPTLRAHAREAIIDTVMSEEIDEQELWKQPESWTAALGRLGEFPGVDAVALRFSSLCGAETGDFFEKDVPETQSGRSDTLDAVFGALARVNELPGRGIRALSVKNLQNIVHEGADGQDFKSVVSGLKELHVAVCTESDDAAPENSITMPEVKSFWAPGGFVDKWLKPAAQGLTSLTLYCDDYFGLLPEFDTSDISFPNLRALSLGNFNFAYDWQVDWIASHKALRTLWLDDCPIAHYFNVLDYGLEEFRTGELTKLPQTSEEELGYVSSLRWSAVFDKFREALPELEDVRLAHGAWEGSQAFERRHSLPLGLLRKRYMGFNGSIGPSQWVECRERSKVEPDGTVKEYLCYTGFSGGDVLPPNMEDPAVEEADIKAYARLMAGLSLES encoded by the exons ATGGCCTCATTGAGCACCCTCGCAGGTGAAATCCTGTCAACAATCGCGGCCAACTTGGATCCTTGGACCCCCGGTTTCAGCTACGCGGAAGATGAGCATTCCGAGTGGAACGCAGACCTCAAAAGCCTCGACGATCTGCGCAATCTGCGCTTGACGTGCAGGGCGCTCCACGACGCCGCGACGCGGCAGCTCTTCCGCATCGTGCGCCTGCGGCCCAGCGACGAGTCGGCCGACAAGTGGGGCAACATGGCCGACTCGCCGACGCTGCGGGCCCACGCCCGGGAGGCCATCATCGACACGGTCATGAGCGAGGAGATCGACGAGCAGGAGCTCTGGAAGCAGCCAGAGTCGTGGACCGCCGCCCTGGGCCGCCTGGGCGAGTTCCCCGGCGTCGACGCGGTGGCGCTGCGCTTCTCGTCGCTGTGCGGCGCCGAGACGGGggattttttcgaaaaggACGTGCCCGAGACGCAGAGCGGCCGCAGCGACACCCTGGACGCGGTGTTTGGCGCGCTGGCCCGCGTCAACGAGCTGCCCGGCCGGGGCATCCGGGCCCTCAGCGTCAAGAACCTGCAAAACATTGTGCATGAGGGCGCCGACGGTCAGGACTTCAAGTCGGTCGTGTCGGGTCTCAAGGAGCTGCACGTCGCCGTCTGCACCGAGTCGGACGACGCCGCCCCCGAGAACAGCATCACGATGCCCGAGGTCAAGTCCTTCTGGGCCCCTGGCGGGTTCGTCGACAAGTGGCTCAAGCCGGCGGCGCAGGGCCTGACCAGCCTGACGCTGTACTGCGACGACTACTTTGGCCTCCTTCCCGAGTTTGACACCTCCGACATCAGCTTCCCCAACCTGCGGGCGCTGTCGCTGGGCAACTTCAACTTTGCCTATGATTGGCAGGTCGACTGGATCGCGTCTCACAAGGCGTTGCGTACGCTGTGGCTCGACGACTGCCCCATAGCGCACTACTTTAACGTCCTCGACTACGGCCTGGAGGAATTCCGCACAGGAGAGCTCACAAAGCTACCGCAGACCTCTGAAGAAGAATTGGGATACGTCAGTTCACTGAGGTGGTCGGCCGTGTTTGACAAGTTTCGCGAGGCCTTGCCGGAGCTGGAGGACGTCCGACTGGCGCATGGCGCCTGGGAAGGG TCCCAAGCCTTTGAGCGGCGCCACAGCCTGCCCCTCGGTCTCCTCAGGAAGCGGTACATGGGCTTCAACGGCAGCATTGGCCCCTCTCAGTGGGTCGAATGCCGAGAGCGTTCCAAGGTCGAGCCCGACGGCACTGTCAAAGAGTATCTCTGCTACACTGGTTTCTCTGGGGGGGATGTCCTCCCGCCCAATATGGAGGATCCAGCTGTGGAGGAGGCCGACATCAAGGCATATGCTAGATTGATGGCTGGCCTGTCACTGGAGTCGTGA